Proteins encoded in a region of the Elizabethkingia bruuniana genome:
- a CDS encoding thioredoxin family protein — MDIKKFWNEAVTYNEYLRHAGEILGNPRNQQDVDYLEYYKLGIQRMNRMSEKYLPNEKQVETLAQKNFRGRILIISEAWCGDASQAIPVVVKFFEQYEVRITYRDQEPSLIDNFLTNGGKSIPIILFLDEDFNVIGQWGPRPAHGKELLNKHKNDPENYTKDDFYHELQVYYARNKGYDTIEELLEIIPSGK, encoded by the coding sequence ATGGATATTAAAAAATTCTGGAACGAGGCTGTTACTTATAACGAATACTTAAGACATGCCGGAGAAATTTTGGGAAATCCGAGAAATCAACAGGATGTTGATTATCTGGAATACTACAAGTTAGGAATTCAGAGAATGAACAGAATGTCTGAAAAATATCTTCCGAATGAAAAGCAGGTGGAAACACTTGCGCAAAAAAACTTCAGAGGAAGAATACTAATTATTTCTGAAGCATGGTGTGGTGATGCAAGTCAGGCGATACCAGTTGTTGTGAAATTCTTTGAGCAATACGAAGTAAGAATTACATACCGCGATCAGGAACCTTCATTAATAGATAATTTTTTAACCAATGGCGGAAAGTCAATTCCTATTATTCTGTTTTTGGATGAAGATTTCAATGTAATAGGTCAGTGGGGGCCGCGTCCGGCACACGGGAAAGAACTTTTAAATAAGCATAAAAACGATCCTGAGAATTATACAAAAGATGATTTCTACCATGAATTACAAGTGTATTATGCCAGAAACAAAGGCTATGATACTATTGAAGAACTTTTGGAAATAATCCCTTCGGGTAAATAA
- a CDS encoding efflux RND transporter permease subunit, giving the protein MLKKFIERPVLSTVISIILLLLGTLSLFNLPITLFPDIAPPSVQVTAFYPGANAEVVARSVANPIEEAVNGVENMTYMTSNSSNDGTMTLNVFFKQGTDPDNASVNVQNRVSKAMSQLPQEVTQSGISTQKVQNSFIMFMGLYSEDPKQYDELFLQNYLKINVIPQIQRIPGVAQAQVFGTRDYSMRIWLKPDRLAANNLSPQEVMAAIKDHNLEAAPGRLGQGSKETYEYILKYKGKLNKNDDYENIVIKANADGSFLRLKDLARVELGSYTYTAENRVDGKPVAGFAILQTAGSNANEILTEIEKQVDEFSTTLPKGVKPIIMYNSKDFLDASIHQVVETLVIAFILVFIVVYIFLQDFRSTLIPAIAVPVAIIGTFFFLQLFGFSINMLTLFALVLAIGIVVDDAIVVVEAVHSKMEQTGMPVEQATMSSMSEISGAIISITLVMSAVFVPVGFMQGPAGVFYRQFAFTLAIAIIISAINALTLSPALCALFLDDPQGEHGHQEKKGFGAKFFRAFNAAFNTMTRKYIYSLKFLIKNKWVAVGGLVLITAISVFLIKKAPSGFIPTEDQGFVLYAVNTPPGSSLERTHRATEEIDKIVKKENATNHLWVADGLNFISNANASPYSAGFIRLKDIDKRGDMKDPDQIAAALTGKVSAVKDANAFFFNFPTVQGFGNVSGFEFMLQDRTNGSFEQLGATTQAFIGELMKRKEIAFAFTTYAAGNPQYTIEVDSEKAKQLGVSITELMQTMQIYFGSSFVSDFNRFGKYYRVMAQADVPYRTDINSLEGIYVKNNMGEMVPTKTLVKLKRTFGPETVTRNNLFNAVTINGTPKPGYSTGDAIKAVEEVAKQSLPRGYGYEWTGITREEIKAGGQTAFIFLLSILFVYFLLSAQYESYILPFAIILTIPTGIFGVYAFTGLAGIDNNIYVQVGLIMLIGLLAKNAILIVEFAVQRRKAGKSLIESALQASRLRLRPILMTSFAFIIGMLPLVWTQGASAKGNHSIGISTVGGMLTGVLLGIFIIPVLYVIFQYLHEKMPSKKKRRALQKELAHQHPASH; this is encoded by the coding sequence ATGTTAAAAAAATTTATTGAAAGACCGGTACTCTCTACCGTTATCTCTATAATACTACTATTGCTGGGGACTCTTTCATTGTTTAATCTTCCGATTACACTGTTTCCGGATATTGCACCTCCAAGTGTACAGGTTACAGCCTTTTATCCGGGAGCCAATGCAGAAGTTGTAGCCCGTTCGGTAGCCAATCCTATTGAAGAAGCAGTGAACGGGGTGGAAAACATGACATACATGACTTCCAATTCCAGTAACGATGGTACGATGACTCTAAATGTATTTTTCAAGCAGGGAACCGATCCGGACAATGCTTCAGTAAACGTACAAAACAGAGTATCTAAAGCAATGAGCCAGCTTCCTCAGGAAGTAACCCAATCCGGGATCTCAACACAGAAAGTACAGAACAGTTTTATTATGTTCATGGGATTATACAGTGAAGATCCTAAGCAATATGATGAGCTCTTCCTTCAAAACTACCTGAAAATTAATGTTATTCCTCAGATACAGCGTATTCCAGGAGTAGCACAAGCTCAGGTATTTGGGACAAGAGATTACTCTATGAGAATATGGCTGAAGCCAGACCGTTTAGCAGCCAATAATCTTTCTCCTCAGGAAGTAATGGCCGCAATTAAAGACCATAATCTGGAAGCAGCACCTGGTCGTTTGGGTCAGGGAAGTAAAGAGACCTATGAATATATCCTTAAGTATAAAGGTAAACTGAATAAAAATGATGACTATGAAAACATTGTTATCAAAGCGAATGCAGATGGTTCTTTCCTTAGATTAAAAGATCTTGCAAGAGTAGAGCTAGGCTCTTATACTTATACTGCTGAAAATCGTGTAGACGGTAAACCTGTTGCCGGGTTTGCAATCTTACAGACTGCAGGTTCTAACGCCAACGAAATTCTTACAGAGATTGAGAAACAGGTAGATGAGTTCTCTACGACTCTTCCTAAAGGTGTAAAGCCAATTATTATGTACAACTCTAAAGACTTCCTGGATGCATCTATCCATCAGGTTGTAGAGACTTTGGTTATTGCATTTATTCTGGTATTTATCGTAGTTTACATTTTCCTTCAGGATTTCAGATCTACTTTAATTCCGGCTATTGCCGTTCCAGTAGCAATTATTGGTACATTCTTCTTCCTTCAGCTATTTGGCTTCAGTATCAATATGCTTACATTGTTTGCATTGGTATTAGCTATTGGTATTGTTGTGGATGATGCTATTGTCGTGGTAGAAGCTGTCCATTCCAAAATGGAACAGACAGGTATGCCGGTAGAACAGGCAACAATGAGCTCTATGAGTGAAATATCGGGTGCCATTATCTCCATTACATTAGTTATGTCTGCCGTATTCGTCCCTGTAGGATTCATGCAAGGCCCAGCCGGTGTTTTCTACCGACAATTTGCATTTACGCTGGCTATTGCTATTATTATATCTGCAATTAATGCACTTACTCTAAGTCCGGCACTTTGTGCTCTGTTTTTGGATGACCCGCAAGGAGAACACGGGCATCAGGAGAAAAAAGGATTTGGTGCTAAATTCTTTAGAGCCTTTAATGCTGCGTTTAATACAATGACACGTAAATATATTTACAGCCTTAAATTCCTGATTAAGAATAAATGGGTAGCTGTAGGTGGTCTTGTACTAATTACCGCAATCAGTGTTTTCCTTATCAAAAAAGCACCATCCGGATTTATTCCAACGGAAGACCAGGGGTTTGTATTATATGCTGTAAATACTCCACCAGGAAGTTCATTGGAAAGAACACACCGGGCTACAGAGGAAATTGATAAAATTGTAAAAAAGGAAAATGCCACAAATCACCTTTGGGTAGCAGATGGACTAAACTTTATCAGTAATGCTAATGCATCCCCATATTCTGCAGGTTTCATCAGACTGAAAGATATTGATAAGAGGGGGGATATGAAAGATCCTGATCAAATTGCTGCAGCTTTAACAGGGAAAGTAAGTGCTGTAAAAGATGCTAATGCATTCTTCTTCAACTTCCCTACTGTACAAGGGTTTGGTAACGTCAGTGGTTTCGAATTTATGCTGCAGGACAGAACTAACGGCTCTTTCGAGCAATTAGGAGCAACAACTCAGGCATTTATTGGTGAGTTGATGAAAAGAAAAGAAATTGCATTTGCCTTCACTACGTACGCTGCCGGAAATCCACAATACACAATAGAAGTTGATTCTGAAAAAGCAAAACAACTAGGTGTATCCATCACTGAACTAATGCAGACTATGCAGATTTATTTTGGTAGTAGCTTTGTATCCGATTTTAACAGATTTGGTAAATACTACAGAGTAATGGCCCAGGCAGATGTTCCGTATCGTACAGATATCAATTCACTGGAAGGTATTTATGTGAAAAACAATATGGGTGAAATGGTTCCAACTAAAACGCTAGTTAAATTAAAACGAACTTTTGGACCTGAAACCGTAACAAGAAATAACTTATTCAATGCCGTTACCATCAACGGAACACCAAAACCCGGATACAGTACCGGAGATGCCATTAAAGCTGTAGAAGAAGTAGCTAAGCAATCACTTCCCCGAGGCTATGGTTACGAATGGACTGGTATTACCCGTGAAGAGATTAAAGCAGGTGGGCAGACAGCATTTATCTTCCTGCTGAGTATATTATTTGTTTACTTCCTGCTTTCTGCACAGTACGAAAGTTATATTCTTCCGTTTGCTATTATTCTGACAATCCCAACGGGAATATTCGGGGTATATGCTTTCACCGGATTGGCAGGAATCGATAACAATATTTATGTTCAGGTGGGACTGATTATGCTTATCGGATTACTGGCGAAAAATGCAATCCTGATTGTGGAGTTTGCTGTTCAGCGGAGAAAAGCAGGCAAGTCGTTGATAGAATCTGCGCTTCAGGCATCCAGACTAAGACTTCGCCCTATTCTGATGACATCTTTCGCTTTCATTATTGGTATGCTTCCATTAGTTTGGACACAAGGTGCATCGGCAAAAGGGAATCACTCCATCGGGATCAGTACTGTTGGCGGAATGCTTACCGGAGTTTTACTGGGAATCTTTATTATTCCTGTATTATACGTAATCTTCCAGTACCTGCATGAAAAAATGCCAAGCAAGAAAAAACGCAGAGCACTTCAGAAAGAATTAGCTCATCAACATCCTGCTTCACACTAA
- the miaA gene encoding tRNA (adenosine(37)-N6)-dimethylallyltransferase MiaA → MNILRMKQNNKLLISVVGPTGIGKTKLAIEIAQRFGTEIVSCDARQFFKEMPIGTAMPDEEELAAAPHHFIANLSIQDDYSIGKYEKDALNKLEELFKKYDVVIMVGGSGMYERAVIDGLDKLPEANADNIRKLEAILESEGITKLQELLKEADLKYYEKADIENPRRLLRALDIYWQTGKPYSDLLNISREGRNFDVLRIGIEAPREVLYDRINKRVDIMMEKGLLEEATVLYPYRERTALQTVGYTELFKYVDGEWTLDFAVEEIKKNSRRYSKRQLTWYRKADDIHYLQLGYTPKDLEELLRQLSLIK, encoded by the coding sequence ATGAATATATTACGGATGAAACAAAATAATAAACTTCTGATCTCTGTCGTAGGACCTACTGGTATAGGTAAAACTAAACTTGCAATTGAAATTGCACAGCGTTTTGGGACAGAAATAGTTTCATGCGATGCCCGTCAGTTTTTTAAAGAAATGCCTATAGGTACAGCAATGCCAGATGAAGAAGAACTGGCTGCAGCGCCCCATCATTTTATTGCTAATCTCAGTATTCAGGATGATTATTCTATTGGTAAATATGAAAAAGACGCTCTGAATAAATTAGAAGAGTTGTTTAAAAAGTATGATGTTGTAATAATGGTAGGGGGCTCCGGAATGTATGAAAGGGCTGTTATTGACGGATTAGATAAACTACCGGAAGCCAATGCAGATAATATCAGAAAACTGGAAGCTATTTTAGAATCTGAAGGTATTACAAAACTTCAGGAGCTCCTAAAAGAAGCGGATCTGAAGTATTATGAAAAAGCTGATATTGAAAACCCAAGAAGACTCCTAAGGGCATTAGATATTTATTGGCAGACAGGAAAACCATATTCTGATCTTTTGAATATAAGCCGGGAAGGTAGAAATTTTGATGTTCTCCGAATAGGAATAGAAGCTCCTCGAGAGGTCTTGTATGATCGGATTAATAAACGTGTGGATATTATGATGGAGAAAGGTTTACTGGAAGAGGCAACAGTACTTTATCCTTACCGTGAGAGGACAGCATTGCAAACAGTTGGTTATACTGAGCTGTTTAAGTATGTAGATGGCGAATGGACACTGGATTTTGCAGTTGAAGAAATAAAGAAAAACAGCAGGCGTTATTCAAAACGCCAGCTTACCTGGTATCGTAAAGCAGATGATATCCATTATTTGCAGCTGGGTTATACCCCAAAAGATCTCGAAGAGCTATTGAGACAATTATCTCTTATAAAATAA
- a CDS encoding efflux transporter outer membrane subunit has product MQRIHQIFLVVALAAIVVSCKTRVAYTKPDLQLPSEFRFTATADTASIANMSWKQFFGDQTLQQLIEKGINHNLDLQIALKQVAASQERLLQAKYLQFPDINFTTSAQISRPSKNSMNGQSLNLFIGKNHVEDYNAAFNLSWEADIWGKIKNQKEVSKMQYLQTYEASKAIQTQVIAAIAQGYYNLLMLDKQMKIAESNLELSENTLTITQKMWDSGDATALGIQQAKAQKQSTELLISQLKQNIAIQENALSILTGEAPNTVNRSLDIADASMPANISAGLPAALVSRRPDVRQHELALLESNALVGIAQANMYPALKITAGGGINSFKFDNWFQIPASLFGSALGGITQPIFQKRQLKTDLEVAKIQREKNVLMFRQSVLNAMGEVSDAMASNEQLKTQELTAVDQVSTLKDGIKNAQMLYKSGMANYLEVITAQANSLQAELNLASIKRQRLSSMVDLYRALGGGWK; this is encoded by the coding sequence ATGCAAAGAATACATCAAATATTTCTGGTAGTAGCACTGGCCGCAATTGTGGTTTCCTGTAAAACCAGAGTAGCTTATACAAAGCCTGATCTTCAGCTGCCCTCGGAGTTCCGTTTTACGGCAACTGCTGATACAGCGAGTATTGCCAATATGAGCTGGAAACAATTTTTCGGTGATCAGACACTTCAGCAGTTAATAGAAAAAGGGATTAACCATAATCTCGATTTACAGATTGCATTGAAGCAGGTAGCCGCATCGCAGGAAAGATTATTGCAGGCTAAATATTTACAATTCCCTGATATTAATTTTACGACATCCGCACAGATATCAAGGCCTTCTAAAAACAGTATGAATGGTCAAAGTCTGAATCTATTTATCGGAAAAAACCATGTAGAAGACTATAATGCAGCTTTCAACCTTTCCTGGGAAGCAGATATCTGGGGAAAAATTAAAAACCAGAAGGAAGTAAGCAAAATGCAGTATCTACAGACGTATGAAGCGTCAAAAGCAATACAGACTCAGGTTATCGCTGCCATTGCTCAGGGGTATTACAACCTGCTTATGCTGGACAAGCAAATGAAAATAGCAGAGTCGAATCTGGAACTAAGTGAAAATACATTAACCATTACACAAAAAATGTGGGACAGCGGTGATGCTACAGCTTTGGGAATTCAACAGGCAAAAGCACAGAAGCAGTCAACCGAGCTTCTTATTTCGCAACTGAAACAGAATATTGCTATTCAGGAGAATGCTTTAAGTATTCTTACGGGAGAAGCTCCTAACACAGTGAACAGATCCCTGGATATTGCAGATGCTTCTATGCCTGCAAATATTTCCGCCGGACTTCCTGCAGCATTAGTCAGCCGCCGACCGGATGTAAGACAGCATGAACTGGCCTTATTGGAATCTAATGCCTTAGTTGGTATTGCACAAGCTAATATGTATCCCGCTCTGAAGATTACTGCAGGTGGTGGAATTAATTCTTTCAAATTTGATAACTGGTTTCAGATTCCGGCATCATTGTTCGGTTCTGCACTAGGAGGGATTACCCAGCCTATCTTCCAGAAAAGACAATTGAAAACTGATCTGGAAGTTGCAAAAATTCAACGTGAAAAAAATGTACTCATGTTCCGCCAATCTGTTCTGAATGCTATGGGTGAAGTCTCAGATGCTATGGCTTCTAATGAGCAGTTAAAGACACAGGAACTAACAGCTGTCGATCAGGTATCTACTCTGAAAGACGGGATAAAAAATGCACAGATGCTTTACAAAAGCGGAATGGCAAATTATCTGGAAGTGATTACCGCACAAGCAAATTCACTTCAAGCTGAACTAAACCTTGCTTCTATAAAACGCCAGCGTTTGAGCAGCATGGTAGATCTTTACAGAGCCCTTGGTGGCGGATGGAAATAA
- a CDS encoding TlpA family protein disulfide reductase: MKGSKIWILVLVAVVAVIFLVPGLRNFFKDQVMMKPTVEKLNNEVTVTDAEYNIELKGMNVPNANLKDFKGKVVFLNFWGTWCPPCRQEWPTIQKLYDGKKDKIDFVLIAMQDKEEDVAKFLKEGNYTVPVYIATSPLPDKFLVKIFPSTFILDKTGRILKKEEGADDWNSESNQQFVDTVTK, from the coding sequence ATGAAAGGTTCAAAAATATGGATATTGGTACTGGTTGCTGTTGTTGCAGTGATCTTTCTGGTGCCGGGTCTTAGAAACTTTTTTAAAGATCAGGTGATGATGAAGCCAACGGTTGAAAAGCTGAATAATGAAGTGACTGTAACCGATGCTGAGTACAATATTGAATTAAAAGGGATGAATGTGCCGAATGCTAATCTTAAAGATTTCAAAGGCAAGGTTGTATTTCTGAATTTCTGGGGAACATGGTGTCCGCCATGCCGTCAGGAATGGCCGACAATCCAGAAACTGTACGATGGCAAAAAAGATAAAATAGATTTTGTTCTTATTGCCATGCAGGATAAAGAAGAGGATGTTGCTAAATTTTTGAAAGAAGGTAACTACACAGTTCCTGTATATATTGCAACAAGTCCGCTTCCGGATAAGTTTCTGGTAAAGATTTTCCCTTCTACATTTATTCTTGACAAAACAGGAAGAATTCTGAAAAAAGAAGAAGGTGCAGATGACTGGAACTCAGAATCTAATCAGCAATTTGTAGATACTGTCACAAAATAA
- the aroC gene encoding chorismate synthase codes for MSNQLGNLLTLNTFGESHGLAYGGIITNFPAGLEVDLEAVQHELDRRKPGQSAIVTQRKESDTVKFLSGIFDGKTTGTPIGFIIENENQKSKDYDHLAQAYRPSHADYTYDQKFGFRDHRGGGKSSARETINWVAAGALAKQLLADVQINAYVSSVGDIFCEKPYQDLDFSKIDDNIVRCPDEETAEKMITRIKEIKKQGNTIGGTITCVMKNVPTGWGEPIFGKLQAELGKAMLNINACKGFEYGSGFCGAKMLGSEHNDLFNEDGTTKTNLSGGIQGGISNGMDIYFRAAFKPIATILRPQESIDKDGNSVTVEGKGRHDPCVLPRAVPVVEALAAFVLADMMLINKTRKL; via the coding sequence ATGTCGAATCAACTAGGTAATTTACTTACACTTAATACTTTTGGAGAAAGCCACGGACTGGCTTATGGTGGAATTATAACAAATTTTCCGGCAGGACTGGAGGTAGATCTTGAAGCAGTACAGCATGAGCTGGACAGAAGAAAGCCGGGACAGTCTGCAATCGTTACTCAGCGTAAAGAAAGCGATACAGTTAAATTTCTTTCAGGAATTTTTGACGGAAAAACAACAGGTACACCAATAGGCTTTATTATAGAAAATGAAAATCAGAAGTCTAAAGACTACGACCATTTGGCTCAGGCTTACAGACCTTCGCATGCAGATTATACCTACGATCAGAAGTTTGGTTTTCGCGACCATCGTGGTGGAGGGAAGTCTTCTGCAAGAGAAACCATTAATTGGGTTGCGGCCGGAGCATTGGCAAAGCAATTATTGGCAGATGTACAAATCAATGCTTACGTATCTTCAGTAGGTGATATTTTCTGTGAGAAGCCATATCAGGATTTAGATTTTAGTAAAATCGACGATAATATTGTTCGTTGCCCGGATGAAGAAACTGCTGAAAAAATGATTACCAGAATCAAGGAAATTAAAAAGCAGGGAAATACAATTGGTGGGACGATTACCTGTGTAATGAAAAATGTGCCAACAGGCTGGGGAGAACCTATCTTTGGTAAGCTTCAGGCTGAATTAGGAAAGGCGATGCTTAATATTAATGCTTGCAAAGGATTCGAGTATGGCTCAGGTTTCTGTGGTGCCAAGATGTTGGGAAGCGAACACAACGATTTGTTTAATGAAGACGGAACTACAAAAACAAACCTTTCAGGAGGAATTCAAGGAGGAATTTCCAATGGTATGGATATTTACTTCAGAGCTGCTTTTAAGCCTATAGCCACTATTTTGCGTCCGCAGGAAAGTATTGATAAAGATGGCAATTCGGTAACTGTGGAAGGGAAAGGCCGCCACGATCCTTGTGTATTACCACGTGCTGTGCCGGTAGTAGAGGCTTTAGCTGCATTTGTACTGGCAGATATGATGTTAATTAATAAAACGAGAAAACTATAA
- a CDS encoding efflux RND transporter periplasmic adaptor subunit — MKMLEKSGIIILLSGIILLLNSCSKASETAGQAPPPPQVPVYTVVSSPATTYQEFPAALEGKNNVEIRSQVDGYLDKIYVEEGSFVRAGQPLFKIDSRTYGEQVNMAQANLQAANANIQKAKVEVDRLIPLVSSKVVSDVQLKTAKANYAVAVAAAEQAKASLGNARINAGFTTITAPVSGYIGRIPNKKGSLISRTDPNPLTTLSDVSEIYAYFSLSEMDFIAFKNKYTGATLEEKIKNMPMVDLVIADNSLYPEKGRMSIIDGQFDKSTGAISIRAIFPNANGTLRNGNTGKVRMPQLLSSALVIPQESIFEIQDKTYVYILGKDKKVTSKPITISGKTSSYYFVSDGLKAGDKIIYTGLGMLKDGAFVNPKALSSDSLLQAKPL, encoded by the coding sequence ATGAAAATGCTTGAAAAATCAGGAATTATTATACTGCTTTCTGGTATCATATTACTACTAAACAGTTGTAGCAAAGCCTCGGAAACTGCAGGACAGGCTCCACCGCCACCGCAGGTACCAGTATATACTGTAGTTTCTTCACCAGCTACTACTTATCAGGAATTTCCTGCTGCGCTTGAAGGAAAAAACAATGTAGAAATAAGATCTCAGGTAGATGGTTACCTGGATAAAATCTATGTAGAAGAAGGCTCTTTTGTAAGAGCGGGTCAGCCTTTATTTAAAATTGATTCCCGTACCTACGGGGAGCAGGTAAATATGGCTCAGGCTAATTTACAGGCAGCTAATGCCAACATACAAAAGGCCAAAGTAGAAGTAGACCGCTTAATTCCCCTTGTAAGTTCTAAAGTTGTTTCGGATGTACAGCTAAAAACTGCAAAAGCTAATTATGCAGTCGCTGTTGCAGCAGCAGAGCAGGCAAAAGCCTCTTTAGGAAATGCAAGAATTAATGCTGGGTTTACAACCATTACAGCGCCAGTAAGCGGATATATCGGAAGAATTCCGAATAAAAAAGGGAGCCTTATTTCCAGAACAGATCCTAATCCGTTGACCACACTTTCGGACGTAAGCGAGATCTATGCCTATTTCTCTTTAAGTGAAATGGACTTCATCGCTTTTAAAAACAAGTATACAGGTGCTACACTGGAAGAAAAAATTAAAAATATGCCAATGGTAGATCTTGTAATTGCTGATAACAGCCTTTATCCTGAGAAAGGAAGAATGAGTATTATCGACGGTCAATTTGACAAAAGCACGGGAGCTATCAGCATAAGAGCTATTTTCCCTAATGCTAATGGAACACTAAGAAACGGTAACACCGGTAAGGTACGCATGCCTCAGCTGTTGAGCAGTGCATTGGTAATTCCACAGGAGTCAATCTTTGAAATTCAGGACAAAACCTATGTATATATTCTTGGAAAAGACAAGAAAGTAACCAGTAAACCTATTACTATTTCAGGAAAAACAAGCAGTTACTATTTTGTTTCCGACGGTCTTAAAGCCGGCGATAAAATTATCTATACAGGTTTGGGAATGTTGAAAGATGGTGCCTTTGTTAATCCAAAAGCACTCTCCTCCGATAGCCTGCTTCAGGCAAAACCTCTATAA
- the folB gene encoding dihydroneopterin aldolase: protein MISKIILENIKIYAYHGVLPEETILGTYYLINAEIHADLWKATESDDLKDTINYALVNEIIHQEMKIPSQLLEHVIGRIMKRIAAEFKQVNFIKIKLTKVQPPMPGEMTGVSLEMEKAF from the coding sequence ATGATCTCAAAAATTATTTTAGAAAATATCAAGATTTACGCTTATCATGGCGTATTGCCGGAAGAGACAATTCTGGGAACTTATTACCTGATTAATGCAGAAATTCATGCAGATTTGTGGAAAGCAACGGAGAGTGATGATCTGAAGGATACCATTAACTATGCATTGGTAAACGAGATTATTCATCAGGAAATGAAAATACCATCTCAGCTGTTAGAGCACGTTATTGGCAGGATCATGAAACGTATTGCTGCGGAATTTAAACAGGTGAATTTTATTAAAATAAAGCTGACTAAAGTGCAGCCTCCAATGCCTGGCGAAATGACAGGGGTAAGCCTGGAGATGGAAAAAGCATTCTAA
- a CDS encoding glycine zipper domain-containing protein, with protein MKNIVLTGLVTTLLLASCNKGDQKVEGPTVAEQKLDYQAKQLEIEKQKLAIEKEKFAFEQEKKADSLDKAKKTAVAASSVAAGKANYAGNTNYTPRKKRTKRSSYSGNSGYNGGYANNGSSGNSGYSNAGVQQPQKRGMSSAAKGTIIGTVGGAAAGALISKGNRGAGAVIGGVLGAGAGYAIGRANDRKTGRVQPRY; from the coding sequence ATGAAAAATATAGTATTAACCGGATTGGTAACAACATTGCTATTGGCTTCGTGTAATAAAGGAGACCAGAAAGTAGAAGGACCTACTGTAGCAGAACAAAAATTAGATTATCAGGCGAAGCAACTGGAAATCGAAAAACAGAAGTTAGCCATAGAGAAAGAAAAATTTGCTTTTGAACAGGAAAAGAAAGCAGACAGCTTGGATAAAGCTAAGAAAACAGCGGTAGCAGCATCTTCTGTAGCTGCAGGAAAAGCTAATTATGCAGGAAATACGAATTATACACCAAGAAAAAAACGTACAAAGAGGAGTTCTTATAGTGGTAACTCTGGTTATAATGGAGGTTACGCAAATAACGGAAGTTCAGGAAATAGCGGCTACAGCAATGCAGGAGTACAGCAACCACAAAAGAGAGGAATGTCTTCAGCAGCTAAAGGTACCATTATCGGTACTGTAGGTGGTGCAGCAGCCGGTGCATTGATCAGCAAAGGAAACAGAGGCGCCGGAGCTGTAATTGGTGGAGTGCTTGGCGCCGGAGCAGGATATGCAATCGGTAGAGCAAATGACAGAAAGACAGGTAGAGTACAACCAAGATATTAA
- a CDS encoding YkvA family protein, whose amino-acid sequence MALKASKIRLIQEAFRHKGFIRKLPDLFRMIKFISKGDYKPDLKGFILPGLALVYAISPIDVLPDWIPVIGQMDDLAVLALAMPVLMKEVEKFLIWEDDKKNGIKTIEVDAQ is encoded by the coding sequence ATGGCATTAAAAGCATCAAAAATCAGACTGATACAAGAAGCATTCAGACATAAAGGTTTTATCCGAAAGCTTCCGGATTTATTCAGAATGATAAAATTCATTTCAAAAGGAGATTACAAACCCGATCTTAAAGGTTTTATTCTTCCCGGTCTGGCACTTGTATATGCTATATCACCAATCGATGTGCTTCCGGATTGGATTCCGGTAATAGGGCAGATGGATGATTTAGCAGTATTAGCACTGGCTATGCCGGTACTGATGAAAGAAGTTGAAAAATTTCTAATCTGGGAAGATGACAAGAAAAACGGAATTAAAACGATTGAAGTCGACGCTCAGTAA
- a CDS encoding RDD family protein: protein MTNNYTLVERSQATKWTRFFNYIIDATIFYILIFLFGGLLGVWYSLTQSELAYSIIQAMTNANRLVDQFITMILYATFMFVQEWIFKGRSIGKFITGTKAVNETNLPLNVIDLLKRNFTRAVPFEAFSFFGQNGLHDKWSNTRVVNVKQFEESLRLRDEMEEIGQIAV, encoded by the coding sequence ATGACAAACAATTACACCCTTGTGGAAAGATCTCAGGCAACTAAATGGACACGGTTTTTTAATTACATTATAGATGCTACTATTTTTTATATTTTAATTTTTCTGTTCGGAGGCTTATTGGGGGTATGGTATTCCCTAACACAATCCGAATTGGCTTATTCTATAATACAAGCAATGACTAATGCCAATAGGTTGGTCGATCAATTTATTACAATGATTCTGTATGCTACATTTATGTTTGTACAGGAATGGATTTTTAAAGGCAGATCGATTGGAAAATTTATTACAGGTACCAAAGCTGTTAATGAAACGAATCTTCCCCTAAATGTTATTGACTTGCTAAAGAGAAATTTTACAAGAGCTGTTCCTTTTGAAGCATTCTCTTTTTTCGGGCAAAATGGGCTTCATGATAAATGGTCTAATACACGAGTGGTCAATGTCAAGCAATTTGAAGAGAGTCTTAGACTTAGAGATGAAATGGAGGAAATAGGGCAAATTGCAGTCTGA